Proteins co-encoded in one Arachis hypogaea cultivar Tifrunner chromosome 11, arahy.Tifrunner.gnm2.J5K5, whole genome shotgun sequence genomic window:
- the LOC140176003 gene encoding uncharacterized protein, whose product MKLSSNILQPSTGDLVGFSGERVPVMGSVWLQTTLGEFSSSKTLDIQYLVVDCFSPYNLILGQPFLNKFGAILSTIHLCVKFPLQDNTIATIHSDAREARECYNNSLKRPNRNTKAHVHNIGNMNDQQMLADLDPIAGTLEWPTPTEDLHKIYFTESMDKFTYVGLTLSPEEKSSFRAFLQQNADLFAWTPADMPGIDPSIISHKLALDPSVRLVAQKKRNLGHDRKQASLEETKKLINAGFIREIRFTTWLANVVMVKKHNVDNASGFEKLSFMDAYFGYNQIQMHPSDQNKTAFITEYGNYCYKVMPFGLKNAGATYQRLMDKVFAKQIGRNIEVYVDDMVAKTKIGNNHLDDLTEIFGQLRKYNIRLNPEKCAFGVQSGKFLGFMLTSRGIEGNPEKCRAILDMTSPHTIKEVQRLAGRLTALSRFLHCLASKSLCFFQTLKKKKAFQWTDDCEQAFTSIKETLSKPQILKTPLQGEPLFLYLSVTNWAISSALVAEREKKQFPIYFTSKTLQNAELRYLSIEKLALALVFSARRLRPYFQSHEIHFRTDHPLRQVLQKPELAGRLVKWSVELSEFDVKYEGRASIKSQFLADFIAEFSVPCTTEDSIEWSLYVDGSSNPQGCGAGIIVNDSHGNVIEHSLNFSFKASNNQSEYEALIAGLRLAADLNITELKVYCDSLLIVQQHIPRESNGRADILSKLASTQPNGSSLYQSALPKPSIELTQILSVT is encoded by the exons ATGAAATTAAGCAGCAACATCCTCCAACCTTCGACTGGAGACCTGGTAGGTTTCTCAGGTGAGCGAGTCCCGGTCATGGGctctgtgtggttacaaaccacactcggtGAGTTTTCCTCGTCAAAAACTTTAGACATTCAATACTTAGTTGTTGATTGCTTCAGTCCTTACAATTTAATACTTGGCCAACCTTTCTTAAATAAGTTCGGCGCTATATtatctacaattcatctttgtgTTAAGTTCCCTTTGCAGGATAACACAATTGCAACCATTCACAGTGATGCCCGAGAAGCCAGGGAATGCTACAACAATAGTCTTAAAAGACCTAACCGAAACACAAAAGCCCATGTTCACAACATTGGCAACATGAACGACCAACAAATGCTGGCCGACCTTGATCCCATAGCAGGAACACTGGAATGGCCAACTCCAACAGAAGACCTGCATAAAATCTATTTCACAGAAAGCATGGACAAATTCACATACGTCGGCTTAACATTATCCCCAGAAGAAAAATCTTCATTCCGAGCATTCTTGCAGCAAAATGCCGACCTGTTTGCTTGGACCCCAGCTGATATGCCTGGCATCGATCCATCCATCATATCACACAAGTTGGCATTAGACCCATCTGTCCGACTTGTAGCACAGAAAAAGAGAAATCTTGGCCATGACCGAAAACAAGCTTCCCTAGAAGAAACCAAGAAGCTCATCAACGCGGGCTTCATCCGAGAAATCAGATTCACAACATGGCTGGCAAACGTCGTCATGGTTAAAAAACAtaacg TTGATAATGCCTCTGGTTTTGAAAAACTtagctttatggatgcatattttgGTTATAACCAGATCCAAATGCATCCATCCGATCAAAATAAGACAGCCTTTATTACTGAATATGgaaactattgttataaagtcATGCCATTTGGCCTTAAGAATGCAGGTGCGACGTATCAACGTCTAATGGACAAAGTCTTCGCCAAACAAATCGGCAGGAACATTGAGGTCTATGTCGATGATATGGTCGCCAAGACAAAGATCGGCAATAATCACCTTGATGACCTCACAGAAATCTTCGGACAGTTAAGAAAATACAACATCCGATTAAATCCCGAAAAGTGCGCATTTGGGGTTCAGAGCGGTaaattcctcggcttcatgcTCACTAGCCGAGGTATTGAGGGAAATCCAGAAAAATGCCGAGCTATTTTAGACATGACAAGTCCACACACCATCAAGGAAGTCCAGCGGTTAGCAGGGAGACTTACTGCACTTTCTAGATTCTTACATTGCCTAGCTTCTAAATCTTTATgttttttccaaactttaaaaaagaaaaaggcttTCCAATGGACTGATGACTGTGAACAAGCATTCACAAGCATCAAAGAAACTCTTTCAAAaccacaaattttaaaaaccccCTTACAAGGGGAGccattattcttatatttatcaGTCACTAACTGGGCTATAAGCTCCGCTCTTGTTGCAGAAAGGGAAAAGAAACAGTTCCCGATCTATTTTACTAGCAAAACATTACAGAATGCCGAGCTTCGATATCTGAGCATTGAGAAACTTGCCCTAGCCCTTGTCTTCTCAGCCAGAAGACTCCGACCATATTTTCAGAGCCATGAAATCCATTTCCGGACAGATCATCCTTTGCGGCAAGTCCTTCAAAAACCTGAGCTGGCTGGCCGACTAGTCAAATGGTCGGTGGAGCTATCAGAATTTGATGTCAAGTACGAAGGCCGAGCATCCATCAAATCCCAGTTTTTAGCCGACTTTATCGCCGAATTCTCGGTACCATGTACAACTGAAGACTCCATCGAATGGTCTTTATACGTTGATGGGTCCTCGAACCCACAAGGGTGTGGAGCAGGTATCATTGTTAATGATAGCCACGGCAACGTCATCGAACATTCCCTCAATTTTTCCTTTAAAGCAAGCAACAATCAAAGTGAGTATGAAGCGCTAATTGCTGGCCTCAGACTCGCTGCCGACCTAAACATCACCGAACTTAAGGTATATTGTGACTCCTTACTCATCGTCCAGCAG CACATACCAAGGGAGAGTAATGGCCGAGCTGACATTCTGTCTAAGCTCGCCAGCACTCAACCTAATGGGTCATCACTTTATCAGTCAGCACTGCCCAAGCCAAGCATTGAACTAACACAAATCTTAAGTGTAACATAG
- the LOC112720900 gene encoding uncharacterized protein, whose protein sequence is MNFVLPRRFTLPTTLTPYDGLGDPKKYIKKFTSIMIVNGSISRFRDISKPFEEHFVGSAIYLHDSDYLNTIKQGQHESFKDYMMRFTKIALSIPDLHPEVELHAIKSGLRPGKFQETIAVAKPKTMAEFREKAKGQIDIEELQQAQKLEKPHYRDDDKTRDKKKNFKPTSRYESYTQFNTKRDDIIKEILNSKLIKPPRKAGSYPYSKGADQSKYCSFHQKHGHTTDDCVIAKDLLERLARQCHLDKYIGGRIQQRAPPLETKARPDNMAKIKTDRTTTTPNNQHV, encoded by the exons ATGAACTTCGTGCTACCCCGGAGGTTTACTCTGCCAACCACTCTAACTCCCTATGATGGGTTAGGTGATCCGAAGAAATACATCAAGAAGTTCACCTCTATAATGATAGTAAACG GTTCTATTTCTCGATTTCGAGATATATCAAAGCCCTTTGAGGAGCACTTTGTTGGATCGGCCATCTACTTACATGACTCCGATTATCTGAACACAATCAAGCAAGGCCAGCACGAAAGCTTCAAGGACTACATGATGCGCTTCACAAAGATAGCCCTAAGTATACCCGACCTCCACCCTGAGGTGGAGCTACACGCCATAAAAAGCGGATTGCGACCAGGAAAGTTCCAGGAAACTATTGCTGTGGCCAAACCTAAGACTATGGCCGAGTTCCGCGAAAAGGCAAAAGGTCAGATCGACATCGAGGAACTCCAGCAAGCTCAGAAACTAGAAAAGCCTCATTACAGAGACGACGACAAAACTCGAGACAAAAAGAAGAACTTCAAACCGACTTCGCGATACGAGTCCTACACTCAATTCAACACTAAACGCGATGATATCATCAAGGAAATCTTGAATTCAAAATTAATCAAGCCACCAAGAAAAGCCGGCAGTTACCCATATTCAAAAGGCGCGGACCAATCAAAATACTGCTCTTTCCACCAGAAGCACGGACACACTACCGACGACTGTGTCATCGCCAAAGACCTACTGGAGCGACTAGCTCGGCAATGTCACCTGGACAAATACATCGGCGGCCGCATACAGCAGCGAGCACCCCCTCTGGAGACCAAAGCTCGGCCAGACAACATGGCTAAGATAAAGACCGACCGAACAACAACCACCCCGAACAACCAACACGTGTAA